One stretch of Leptospira mtsangambouensis DNA includes these proteins:
- a CDS encoding methyl-accepting chemotaxis protein, which produces MSSVTGNYLEKGSMIANSIRISFAIVMLSINIFFMVAIPTTEKTMSLILSALEFVVLSYGVYTFWLYKKKRFYLKFAYISILLDIIIYSSVFAIVVILSKTPAEKVSIATLPFVMLVLLFVVIYSGFLLSYRLTMAVGYIAISSLLLYVYLGVIGGAEIKFIATSAGEFGIPFIGINTIALICGVHMMSAVVKFMSNSSNEATKSAEEARQKSEAANLTKQNIQSEADTLNKSVQEMITFMDSLNSEIQTQVSSVEEISASMEELAASMDSASDFVKSQFTRIDGLNQESAVMDKILHEVYSATTNLAQTTDESKQYSLQVTTAMDSVSSNFEEIKESFQKVEEVNQILRDIADRTNLLALNASIEAARAGEHGRGFAVVAQEVAKLADSAQENASLISKIITQAAKLIVNGNTAATETKEKMGIQDKSFEILVSNLSDLKTKVEKQTTIHKSFLDSFQELFSLSKQLEVVASEQKMGTQEMSRALVSIEQSASSLASNTSHLRENVDGLSKQSERLAKHI; this is translated from the coding sequence ATGTCATCTGTTACTGGTAACTACTTAGAAAAAGGAAGTATGATTGCGAACTCGATTCGTATTTCTTTTGCGATTGTGATGTTATCAATCAATATTTTCTTTATGGTGGCGATACCCACAACAGAAAAGACCATGAGCCTTATACTTTCTGCTTTAGAATTTGTGGTTTTATCATATGGTGTTTATACTTTCTGGCTCTACAAAAAGAAAAGATTTTATTTAAAATTTGCTTACATATCTATTTTACTCGATATCATCATCTACTCGAGCGTTTTCGCCATCGTAGTCATTTTGTCTAAAACACCAGCAGAAAAGGTCTCCATTGCAACACTTCCATTCGTAATGTTGGTCCTACTTTTTGTCGTTATTTATTCGGGTTTTTTATTATCTTATCGATTAACAATGGCGGTCGGATACATTGCAATTTCTAGTTTGCTTCTATACGTTTACTTAGGAGTAATAGGAGGTGCGGAAATCAAATTCATTGCAACATCCGCGGGCGAATTTGGAATTCCTTTTATCGGAATCAACACAATTGCTTTGATATGCGGTGTTCATATGATGAGTGCTGTTGTTAAATTTATGTCGAATTCTAGTAATGAGGCTACAAAATCTGCTGAAGAGGCGAGACAAAAATCAGAAGCCGCAAATCTGACAAAACAAAACATACAGTCCGAGGCAGATACCTTGAACAAAAGTGTCCAAGAAATGATAACATTTATGGATTCTTTAAATTCTGAAATCCAAACACAAGTTTCGAGTGTAGAAGAAATCAGCGCTTCGATGGAAGAACTTGCAGCATCTATGGACAGTGCCAGCGATTTTGTAAAATCACAGTTTACAAGAATAGATGGCTTAAATCAAGAAAGTGCGGTCATGGATAAAATTTTGCATGAAGTCTATTCAGCGACAACTAATTTGGCGCAGACCACGGATGAATCCAAACAGTATAGCTTGCAAGTCACTACCGCTATGGATTCAGTGAGTTCCAACTTTGAAGAAATCAAAGAAAGTTTTCAAAAAGTGGAAGAAGTGAATCAAATTTTGAGAGACATTGCTGATCGCACCAACTTGCTTGCGTTAAATGCTTCTATTGAAGCTGCTAGGGCAGGTGAACATGGCCGAGGGTTTGCCGTTGTTGCGCAGGAAGTTGCAAAACTTGCTGATAGTGCACAAGAAAACGCGTCTTTAATTTCGAAAATCATCACACAAGCTGCCAAATTGATTGTGAACGGAAATACGGCGGCAACGGAAACAAAAGAAAAAATGGGAATTCAGGATAAAAGTTTTGAAATTCTTGTTTCAAACCTTTCGGATTTAAAAACCAAAGTCGAAAAACAAACAACTATTCATAAATCATTTTTGGATTCATTTCAGGAATTGTTCTCACTTTCCAAACAATTGGAGGTAGTGGCATCAGAGCAGAAAATGGGAACACAAGAAATGTCGAGAGCGCTGGTATCCATTGAACAATCTGCTTCTTCGCTTGCATCCAATACTTCCCACTTACGTGAAAATGTGGATGGACTTTCAAAACAATCAGAACGATTGGCAAAACACATTTAA
- a CDS encoding group II truncated hemoglobin, with protein MSENTSIKKNIPTLFEWVGDMATFEMLFGKFYEKVLKDDLLGDVFKNMSPEHVQHVSHFVAEVFGGEKLYTDLDKGSHSNMIGHHIGKMLTEEKRQRWVHLLLQTADEVGLKNDPEFRSAFVGYIEWGTRLAVINSQLTENPMATSEPMPKWGWGETGGPYLPNQN; from the coding sequence TTGAGCGAAAACACATCTATTAAGAAAAATATCCCGACACTTTTCGAATGGGTAGGCGATATGGCGACCTTTGAAATGTTATTTGGTAAATTTTATGAAAAGGTTCTCAAAGACGACTTACTAGGTGATGTGTTTAAAAATATGTCGCCGGAGCATGTACAACATGTATCACATTTTGTTGCAGAAGTTTTTGGTGGTGAAAAATTGTATACGGACCTAGACAAGGGCAGCCATTCCAATATGATTGGGCACCACATTGGAAAAATGCTCACAGAAGAGAAAAGACAACGTTGGGTTCATTTATTATTACAAACAGCCGATGAAGTTGGTTTAAAAAACGACCCAGAATTTCGTTCTGCCTTTGTTGGTTATATTGAATGGGGAACACGCCTAGCAGTGATTAACTCTCAACTTACCGAAAATCCAATGGCTACGAGCGAACCTATGCCTAAATGGGGTTGGGGTGAAACAGGTGGACCGTATCTCCCAAATCAAAACTGA
- a CDS encoding SCO family protein: MRLLIGFILCFVILLCKPSSFLQNQDNEKLATNFELIDINQNPFRFYEDTQSKSLVVLFFGYSHCPDICLTTLNKFSSLSDNLPEEILEKIQFVYVSIDPKNDDPLTLKKYMMEFSKKIIALTGDAAEIKKIANDYELVLLDNPKFGKVQGEGKILHSTNIYLIQKNHKIIKTLPHQIGLETLKEEILEIVN; the protein is encoded by the coding sequence ATGCGACTTTTGATCGGATTTATTCTCTGTTTTGTTATATTACTTTGCAAACCAAGTTCTTTTCTCCAGAACCAAGACAATGAAAAATTAGCAACAAACTTTGAACTGATAGATATAAATCAAAATCCCTTTCGATTTTATGAAGATACGCAATCAAAATCATTGGTGGTTCTTTTTTTTGGATACTCTCATTGCCCAGATATTTGCCTTACAACTCTCAATAAATTTTCAAGTTTGAGCGATAACCTTCCAGAAGAAATCCTAGAAAAAATTCAATTTGTCTATGTATCAATTGATCCAAAGAATGATGACCCGCTAACATTAAAAAAATACATGATGGAATTTTCCAAAAAGATTATTGCCCTTACTGGTGATGCAGCGGAAATCAAAAAAATTGCGAATGATTATGAGTTAGTGTTGTTAGATAATCCAAAATTTGGTAAAGTCCAAGGGGAGGGAAAAATTCTACATTCAACCAATATTTACCTGATCCAAAAAAACCATAAAATTATAAAAACTTTACCACACCAGATTGGATTAGAAACATTAAAAGAAGAAATATTGGAGATAGTAAATTAA
- a CDS encoding c-type cytochrome translates to MNIISLILANVPVPKDLPLPLPAPEWLLVGVLIFSFLCHILFVNLMVGGTLLTFFAQLKGLREKDYDTLAHEIAKTITVNKSMAVVLGVAPLLAINTLYTVYFYSANALTGLFWISIVPLVTVAFLLTYPHKYLWDKLQNNKGLHISMIGAASGIFLFIPLIFLTNINLMLYPDKWGTITGFFSAMFLPNVFPRYLHFIFASLTATGLFLFYYFGRESYSFEKKFLTLSRYEVRKRMYSLAFMATLLQFVAGPLILLTLPSIAISWNLFYLLGPAILLAIYSLYLMWNGINAQEELIGQDFSKVVTSLSIVIVLMVSGRHVVRETALGPHKKLVKERTSAYEAKVQEAFQSKENQKETVTTVLSAKPDKLEGEKIFRGNCSACHSLKAKVVGPPVTEMVSIYKKDRTALIAWIKAPGKRRKDYPQMPGFPSFSQRELESLAEYILDNP, encoded by the coding sequence ATGAATATCATCTCTCTAATTTTAGCGAATGTTCCTGTCCCTAAAGATTTACCGCTGCCGTTACCCGCACCTGAATGGCTACTGGTGGGAGTGCTTATTTTTTCTTTTTTATGCCATATTCTTTTTGTAAATTTAATGGTAGGCGGAACGCTTCTTACTTTTTTTGCTCAGTTAAAAGGATTAAGAGAAAAAGATTATGATACTTTAGCACACGAAATTGCAAAAACCATCACAGTAAACAAAAGTATGGCTGTTGTTTTAGGAGTAGCTCCACTTCTTGCCATCAACACTTTGTATACAGTTTATTTTTATTCTGCAAATGCATTAACAGGATTATTTTGGATATCCATCGTACCACTTGTTACCGTTGCATTTCTGCTGACTTATCCGCACAAATACCTTTGGGATAAGTTACAAAATAACAAAGGATTGCATATTTCTATGATTGGTGCTGCCAGTGGGATATTTCTTTTTATTCCTCTGATTTTTTTAACCAATATCAACCTAATGTTATACCCTGATAAATGGGGAACCATCACAGGTTTTTTCTCCGCCATGTTTCTTCCCAATGTGTTCCCTAGGTATTTACATTTTATTTTTGCTTCTTTAACAGCAACGGGTCTTTTTCTCTTTTATTACTTTGGGCGAGAATCTTACTCATTCGAAAAAAAATTTCTAACTTTATCAAGATATGAAGTAAGAAAGAGAATGTATTCTCTCGCTTTTATGGCAACATTACTTCAGTTTGTTGCTGGCCCTCTCATTCTTCTCACACTTCCAAGTATTGCCATCAGTTGGAATCTGTTTTATCTTTTAGGGCCTGCGATCCTTTTGGCAATTTATTCACTCTATTTGATGTGGAATGGAATTAATGCGCAAGAAGAATTGATTGGTCAGGATTTTTCAAAAGTTGTCACCTCACTTTCAATCGTGATTGTCCTTATGGTGAGTGGAAGACATGTTGTACGAGAAACAGCACTTGGGCCACATAAAAAATTAGTCAAAGAAAGAACATCAGCTTATGAAGCAAAAGTTCAGGAAGCATTCCAATCCAAAGAAAATCAAAAAGAAACAGTTACTACTGTTTTATCAGCCAAACCTGACAAACTAGAAGGCGAAAAGATTTTCCGTGGAAATTGTTCGGCTTGCCATTCGCTGAAAGCGAAAGTTGTCGGACCTCCCGTGACGGAGATGGTTTCCATTTACAAAAAAGATAGAACAGCTCTAATTGCTTGGATTAAAGCACCCGGTAAAAGAAGGAAAGATTACCCGCAAATGCCTGGATTTCCATCGTTTTCCCAAAGAGAATTAGAATCTTTAGCGGAATACATTTTAGACAACCCGTAA
- a CDS encoding rod shape-determining protein, with product MIFDNLYGLFSNDMGIDLGTANTLVHVKGQGIVLSEPSVVAVQASTGRVLAVGQEAKRMLGRTPGDIVAIRPMKDGVIADFETVEKMIRYFIAKVHNRTTFVKPRIVIGVPSGITEVERRAVRESAEQAGAREIFLIEEALAAAIGANIPIHEPAGNMIVDIGGGTTEIAVISLGGMVIAESIRTGGDEFDEAIVKYLRNQYNLVVGERTAEDIKLTIGNAFADKRVDTMEVKGRDAISGLPRTLELDSNEIRKALKEPTDEILDGIKSVLERTPPELAADIVERGIVLTGGGCLLRGLEHYLTKETGVPVFRAENPLTCVVLGTGRYLDELKYIKPGIR from the coding sequence ATGATATTTGATAACCTCTATGGACTTTTCTCGAACGATATGGGAATCGATTTGGGAACCGCGAACACCCTCGTGCATGTGAAAGGGCAAGGAATTGTCTTATCAGAACCGTCGGTCGTGGCAGTCCAAGCCTCTACGGGCCGAGTCCTTGCTGTAGGACAAGAAGCAAAACGAATGCTAGGAAGGACTCCTGGTGATATCGTTGCCATTCGCCCTATGAAAGACGGGGTCATCGCTGACTTCGAAACTGTGGAAAAGATGATTCGTTACTTCATCGCAAAAGTCCACAACCGCACTACATTTGTAAAACCTCGCATCGTCATCGGAGTTCCTTCTGGAATTACCGAGGTGGAAAGACGTGCCGTTCGTGAGTCTGCTGAACAAGCGGGTGCTCGCGAAATCTTCCTCATCGAAGAAGCTCTCGCTGCTGCCATCGGTGCCAACATCCCGATCCATGAACCAGCAGGAAACATGATCGTTGATATCGGCGGGGGAACCACAGAAATCGCTGTGATCTCTCTTGGTGGTATGGTAATCGCCGAATCCATCCGAACTGGTGGTGACGAATTCGATGAAGCCATTGTGAAATACCTTCGTAACCAATACAACCTAGTCGTCGGAGAAAGAACTGCCGAGGACATCAAACTTACGATTGGAAACGCGTTCGCAGACAAACGTGTCGACACGATGGAAGTCAAAGGCCGTGATGCAATCTCTGGTCTCCCACGTACACTCGAACTTGATTCTAACGAAATCCGTAAAGCCCTCAAAGAACCAACAGACGAAATCCTAGACGGGATCAAATCGGTTCTCGAGCGCACTCCTCCAGAGCTTGCGGCCGACATTGTAGAACGAGGAATCGTTCTTACAGGTGGTGGTTGCCTCCTTCGTGGTCTCGAACACTACCTCACAAAAGAAACAGGAGTTCCTGTCTTCCGTGCTGAAAACCCACTGACTTGTGTGGTGCTTGGAACAGGTCGTTACTTGGACGAATTGAAATACATTAAGCCGGGAATCAGATAA
- a CDS encoding Ppx/GppA phosphatase family protein: protein MLPFSQILKKSNPAFRTEKILAAIDLGTNSFHIVVVKLRPDGTLEYLTKEKESVRLGSGSSDYAVIQDDAMERGLACLKRFRSLADSYHAEIRAVATSALREAENRQVFLDRVEKETGIQIQVVSGNEEARLIYLGILQGLPVFERRILLIDIGGGSTELLVGERGEILFSTSLKLGAIRLTEKYLKKDPISPTDIQKCRIHIESVLSAFLPQIETWKPFMVVGSSGTISSVASMVLEKKMEKRDRLNGTEIPIDLFKDARKQVLDADSLKKRLKIPGLDAKRGDIIVGGVLVLDEVLQRIKAPSFTVSEFALREGIVYDTIESWFRHKDSSLPPLDNIREKAIKTVANLYPAGKKHAAAVVKITLQMFDDLKDLHGLGNLERDYLETACYLHQVGLCISHHNYHKHSYYIIRNSEAMVGFSNSEIEIIALIARYHRKGGPKGKHEEFKTLRPDDQLLVKKLAAFLRIGDGLDRSEKSIIERLDAVVERGKVLCRLYHQKGTDPNLEIWSVTEKKDLFEETYGVSLEFQTFTV from the coding sequence ATGCTTCCTTTCTCACAAATTTTAAAAAAATCCAATCCCGCATTTCGCACGGAAAAGATACTCGCTGCCATTGATTTGGGCACAAATTCTTTCCACATCGTTGTCGTAAAACTAAGACCGGATGGTACACTCGAATATCTGACAAAGGAGAAGGAATCGGTAAGACTTGGGAGTGGTAGCAGTGATTATGCGGTCATTCAGGACGATGCGATGGAGAGGGGACTTGCTTGCCTCAAACGATTTCGTAGCCTAGCTGATTCTTACCATGCGGAAATCCGAGCCGTAGCCACTAGTGCCCTCAGGGAAGCAGAGAACCGCCAAGTATTTCTCGACCGAGTGGAGAAAGAAACTGGAATCCAAATCCAAGTGGTTTCGGGAAATGAAGAAGCAAGGCTGATTTACCTCGGTATTTTACAGGGCCTTCCTGTCTTTGAAAGACGAATCCTACTCATTGACATTGGAGGAGGGAGTACGGAACTCCTTGTAGGGGAAAGAGGAGAGATTCTATTTTCCACCAGTTTGAAACTAGGGGCCATCCGGTTAACAGAAAAGTATTTAAAAAAAGATCCCATAAGCCCCACCGATATTCAAAAATGTCGGATTCATATTGAATCGGTTTTATCTGCCTTTTTACCTCAGATTGAAACTTGGAAACCCTTTATGGTGGTGGGAAGTTCGGGAACTATCTCCTCTGTGGCGTCTATGGTTCTAGAAAAAAAGATGGAAAAAAGGGACAGATTGAACGGAACGGAAATCCCGATTGATCTTTTTAAGGACGCCCGCAAACAAGTATTAGATGCTGACAGTTTAAAAAAAAGACTCAAAATTCCAGGCCTTGATGCCAAAAGGGGGGACATCATCGTTGGTGGTGTTTTGGTTTTGGATGAAGTATTACAAAGGATCAAAGCTCCTTCTTTTACAGTGAGTGAGTTTGCCCTCAGGGAAGGGATTGTATATGACACAATTGAATCCTGGTTTCGTCATAAAGATTCTTCCCTTCCTCCCTTAGATAATATTCGCGAAAAGGCAATCAAAACTGTTGCGAATCTTTATCCTGCTGGAAAAAAACATGCTGCAGCTGTGGTAAAGATCACCTTGCAAATGTTCGACGACTTGAAGGATTTACATGGACTTGGCAATTTAGAAAGAGACTATTTAGAGACGGCTTGTTATTTGCACCAAGTGGGACTTTGTATTTCTCACCACAACTACCACAAACATAGTTATTATATCATTCGAAACTCAGAGGCAATGGTGGGTTTTTCTAACTCGGAAATTGAAATCATCGCTCTCATTGCTCGTTACCATAGAAAGGGCGGGCCCAAAGGAAAACATGAAGAGTTCAAAACCCTGAGGCCAGATGACCAACTCCTAGTGAAAAAATTAGCAGCCTTCCTTCGCATTGGGGACGGGCTTGACCGGTCTGAAAAATCTATTATAGAAAGGCTTGATGCAGTGGTAGAACGAGGAAAGGTTCTTTGTAGGTTATATCACCAAAAAGGAACAGATCCTAATTTGGAAATTTGGTCCGTAACGGAAAAAAAAGATCTTTTTGAAGAAACCTATGGTGTATCTTTAGAGTTTCAAACCTTTACTGTATGA
- a CDS encoding lysoplasmalogenase — protein MIQSTILSAALPVLIALLYFEKKESVKGLLSVKPLLSSLFVLLAFLQIQEQTTYNSLIFVGLVLSLVGDICLIFFFHKKVFTAGLVAFLAGHVMYTIAFSGLGEVGVMMITVGAICILISTIIFLRLKSYLGNMIGPISAYIIIITAMVVGAGSLWNHSTLDITGRSLVLVGAILFYASDIFVARHRFVQKEFLNRAIGLPMYYTAQFMIAFSTGYI, from the coding sequence ATGATCCAATCTACCATTCTATCGGCGGCACTCCCAGTTCTTATAGCCCTTCTCTACTTTGAAAAAAAAGAATCCGTAAAAGGTTTATTAAGTGTAAAACCACTTTTATCATCTCTTTTTGTTTTATTAGCGTTTCTTCAAATACAGGAACAAACAACTTACAATTCTCTCATTTTTGTAGGGTTGGTGTTGAGCCTTGTAGGAGATATCTGCCTAATTTTTTTCTTCCATAAAAAAGTTTTTACAGCTGGCCTTGTCGCCTTTCTTGCCGGTCATGTCATGTATACAATTGCCTTTTCAGGTTTGGGTGAGGTGGGAGTGATGATGATCACTGTGGGAGCCATTTGTATCCTTATCAGCACCATCATTTTTTTACGGCTAAAGTCTTATCTCGGCAATATGATAGGACCAATTTCAGCTTATATTATCATTATTACAGCAATGGTTGTGGGAGCTGGTTCCCTCTGGAATCATTCAACACTCGACATCACAGGCCGTAGTCTGGTGTTAGTTGGTGCAATTTTATTTTACGCGTCTGATATATTTGTAGCGCGACACAGGTTCGTTCAAAAAGAATTTCTGAATCGTGCAATTGGACTTCCTATGTATTACACAGCACAGTTTATGATCGCATTTTCAACCGGGTATATCTGA
- a CDS encoding c-type cytochrome: MDFPIFHLDFMGNRLLIAVIAILHVLINHSLAVGLAPLVTYFEYLGWKNKSQEMDQFANKVMFVGFVITTSLGAMTGVGIWLSASLVSPASIGSLIRVFFWAWFTEWIVFVTEVVLILLYFLTWKKSLQSEDAKKKHIKFGIALSIFSWITMAIIVAILSFMMDPGSWSQTKSFVDAVINPVYMAQLAFRTPVAMFMAGTVVLFLSVFFTKKGSPLRKSVTKTTSIWILSWSIWVVVGSIFYYSVIPDMMANNLSIAVGTMEFSNWYDSLLVVMGVGIISVIGISLYSLSGKNLPIALSIIPVLISFSLLTVFERAREFIRKPFVIGNYMYSNMFRIEEYPLLQKEGILKHATYVKQNSINDENIVEAGKDIFLLTCSRCHTSHGINSVVKKFQTMYGSSDLNPDGMVAYIQGMHNARYFMPPFPGSELEMKALVTYIQKTKDYPIPTEGAQETGVTVSIKRGHQ, from the coding sequence ATGGATTTTCCCATATTTCACTTAGATTTTATGGGCAATCGATTGCTTATTGCTGTCATTGCCATTCTACATGTTCTCATCAATCATTCCTTAGCTGTTGGACTTGCTCCATTAGTTACATATTTTGAATATTTGGGTTGGAAAAATAAATCCCAAGAAATGGATCAATTTGCCAACAAAGTTATGTTTGTTGGGTTTGTCATTACAACTTCTCTCGGTGCTATGACAGGTGTTGGCATCTGGCTTTCCGCAAGTCTTGTAAGTCCTGCATCTATCGGCAGTTTAATTCGTGTTTTCTTCTGGGCCTGGTTTACGGAATGGATTGTTTTTGTCACCGAAGTCGTTTTAATCCTCCTATACTTTTTAACATGGAAAAAGTCACTCCAATCTGAAGATGCAAAAAAGAAACACATCAAATTTGGAATTGCCCTTTCTATTTTTTCTTGGATCACGATGGCGATCATCGTAGCAATTCTTAGTTTTATGATGGATCCTGGAAGTTGGAGCCAAACCAAATCTTTTGTCGATGCAGTAATCAACCCAGTTTATATGGCTCAATTGGCTTTTAGAACACCTGTTGCGATGTTTATGGCAGGAACAGTAGTATTATTCTTATCTGTATTCTTTACAAAAAAAGGCAGCCCCTTACGAAAATCCGTAACCAAAACTACTTCCATTTGGATTCTAAGTTGGTCAATTTGGGTAGTAGTTGGCTCAATTTTTTACTATTCTGTGATTCCAGATATGATGGCGAACAATTTGTCCATTGCAGTGGGAACAATGGAATTTTCAAATTGGTATGATAGTCTCCTCGTTGTGATGGGAGTTGGAATTATTTCCGTGATAGGGATTTCTCTCTATTCCTTGAGTGGAAAAAACTTACCGATCGCACTTTCTATCATCCCAGTTTTAATTTCTTTTTCATTACTAACGGTCTTTGAAAGAGCGAGAGAGTTTATACGTAAACCATTTGTAATTGGAAATTATATGTATTCCAATATGTTTCGAATTGAAGAATACCCTCTATTACAAAAAGAAGGAATTCTAAAACACGCAACCTATGTAAAACAGAATTCCATAAATGATGAAAACATAGTGGAAGCTGGAAAAGATATTTTTTTACTCACTTGCAGCAGATGTCATACTTCACATGGAATTAATTCTGTTGTTAAGAAATTCCAAACTATGTATGGATCATCAGACTTAAACCCAGATGGTATGGTTGCGTACATTCAGGGAATGCACAATGCACGTTACTTTATGCCACCATTCCCTGGTTCAGAATTGGAAATGAAGGCTTTAGTAACTTACATACAAAAAACAAAAGACTACCCAATCCCTACCGAAGGGGCTCAAGAAACAGGAGTAACTGTTTCTATCAAAAGAGGTCATCAATGA